The genomic segment CCGCTGTTCACGTACCTCCACGCCGAGCCGGTGTCCACCGGCGTCTTCGCGGCCTCCAGCGACTGGGGTGCGTCGGCAGACAACGTCGCGCCGCTCGCGGAGCGGATCGAGCGCGGTGCGCGCGAGCTCGCCGACGCGGTCGCGCGGCGCGAGCCGGCGACCGACGCCGACCCGTTCGACCCGGCGAACTATCTCGGCGAGGGCCGTTCGTTCGGGCACCTGCTCGGCGGGCTGGCGGGGGAGTAGCCCCCCGGCCTCATCCGAGGCAGATGTCCTCGCGTGCGCGGAGGGGACGCCATTCGTCCTCTCCGCGCGCCTCCCTGCCCCTGAGCTCGTCGACGGGCGGCAGCACGTCGGCCTCCACGAGCGGTCCGAGATCCACGCCGGCCAGCTCCTCGATGTCGGCGATCGGCACCTGGAACGTCCGGAAGGCGCCGAGGGGCGGCACGGAGAGCGCTCCCTGGCGCACGTCGATCAGGGCCGACTGGTCGAGCACGAAGCCGGCTGCCGCGAGCTCAGGCATCCGCCCGTCCCGATCCGTCGCCCACGCGGCCACCTTGAAGAAGCGACGAGGGATCCGGATGCCGCGATACGGCGGATCGTCGGGCGCCAGCACGGGCGCCGTGAAGACGCTGAGGCGTTGATCGGTGGCGTCGGCGTACGCGAGCACGTGGTCCTCGAGACCCAGCCACAGCTCCTTCGACTGGTTGAAGCCGCCGGCCTGCGGCGCCGCGTTCGGGTAGACGAACGTCGCCTCGGTCGCCCGGCGGGCGTCGGGCGGCGTACCCCAGCCGGGGTCGCGGCGGCGCACCAGGTGCCCGCGATCGAGATCGTTGGCGGCGTACAGTTCGGGCCCCGCCTGCTCCGTCTCCGGCACGCGCGGGTCCAGGCGCCACTGACCGGTGCGGGGCAGGTCCCGCAGCGACGAGCCGTCGATGTTCACCCCCGTCACGACCGCGAGCCTGCGAGCCGCGTCCAACAGCACGGTGAACCGCGGATACGTCAGCACGTGGACCTCGCCGTCGCCGAGCGGTTGAGGGAGAGGGAGAGGGATGCCCACGAAGCGGTCGTCATAGCCGTCCGGCGTCGTCTCGGTCACGCGTCCATCCTGGCCGAGGCGGGGGTCACGGGGTCGCGGTCGTCCTTGTCTGGCGCATTCCACAGGTCGCCGAGGATACGCCAGCAGTACTCCTCGACGGCTGCGGTGGCGGGGTACTCGTCCTTGTCGATCATGTTCTTGTCGGCCGCGTCCAGGTACAGCCGCTCGGCATGCTCGTCCATCCACGTGCCCACGAACGTCGCGAGGTTGAGGCGGGCGTTCCCGTCGAGCATGATCTGGTCGCGGATGACCCGGTAGGCGGTCTCGGGCAGCATCTCGGCCGGTCCGTTCGGCGGCGACTCTAGCTTCGCGTCGCTGCGACGGGCACCGCGCAGATCACATGAAAGGACGGGCTGCTCACTCGCCGCCGCGCGGCCCGGCGGTGCCTCCGGGCGCCTCCCCGGAATGCACCCAGCCGTACTCGGACTCCGGCCGCCCGCGGGTGCCGTACCGCTGCGCCCGCTGTGCCCGCCCCGCGGCCACCAGGTGCTCCAGGTAGCGTCTCGCCGCCACGCGCGACATGCCCAGTCGCTCCGCGGCCTCGGCGGCTGAGATCGGGCCGCGCTCACGCACCTCGTCGCTGATCACCGCGAGCGTGGCGGGCGCGAGCCCTTTGGGCAGCGGCACCGGAACGGCCGGGCGCAGGGCGCCCAGCAGCGCGTCGATCTCGGCCTGCGTGGGGGCGCCTGCCGCCTCGTCGGCGCGTCGGCGGAACTGACGGTACTGCTCGAGCCGCTCGCGGAAGGCCGCGAAGGTGAACGGCTTCACCAGGTACTGCGCCACCCCGAGCGCCACCATCTGGCGCACCACGTCGGCGTCGCGCACGCCGGTGATCGCGATGACATCGACCGCGACGCCACGCGCCCGCAGGTGGCGCAGCACATCGAGGCCAGTGCCGTCCGGCATCGTCACGTCCAGCAGCACCAGGTCGACCTCGTCGCTGCGCGCGAGGACGGCATCGATCGCGGCGCGAGCGCCCGTGCACTCCGCGACGACGGCGAAGCCGTCCAGACGCGCCACGTACTCGCGGTGCAGCTCGAGCGTGAGCGCGTCGTCGTCCACGAGCAGCACGCCGATCACGACGACCGCCCCGCGGGCAGCGTCACCACGAAGGTCGTGGGGTCGTCCTGCAGCGTCACCGTTCCGCCGGCTCCGACGACGATGGAGCGGACCAGCGCCAGGCCGACGCCGCGCCCCGCGGCGCCGCCCGGCTTGGTTGAGAAGCCGTGCTCGAAGATGCGGTCGCGCAGCGCAGCCGGCACACCCGCGCCGCTGTCGGCGACCTCCAGACGCAGCGCGGGCGGCGAGGTCGAAGCGGCGGCGAACACGACG from the Microbacterium atlanticum genome contains:
- a CDS encoding DNA/RNA non-specific endonuclease — its product is MTETTPDGYDDRFVGIPLPLPQPLGDGEVHVLTYPRFTVLLDAARRLAVVTGVNIDGSSLRDLPRTGQWRLDPRVPETEQAGPELYAANDLDRGHLVRRRDPGWGTPPDARRATEATFVYPNAAPQAGGFNQSKELWLGLEDHVLAYADATDQRLSVFTAPVLAPDDPPYRGIRIPRRFFKVAAWATDRDGRMPELAAAGFVLDQSALIDVRQGALSVPPLGAFRTFQVPIADIEELAGVDLGPLVEADVLPPVDELRGREARGEDEWRPLRAREDICLG
- a CDS encoding response regulator, whose product is MIGVLLVDDDALTLELHREYVARLDGFAVVAECTGARAAIDAVLARSDEVDLVLLDVTMPDGTGLDVLRHLRARGVAVDVIAITGVRDADVVRQMVALGVAQYLVKPFTFAAFRERLEQYRQFRRRADEAAGAPTQAEIDALLGALRPAVPVPLPKGLAPATLAVISDEVRERGPISAAEAAERLGMSRVAARRYLEHLVAAGRAQRAQRYGTRGRPESEYGWVHSGEAPGGTAGPRGGE